The Vibrio fortis DNA segment TTCCAAGAAAGTGTTAAGAAACACCTATCTGCAACCTACGCTACTACAGTAGAAACAGCGGATAGCCGCGCATGGTACCTAGCAATGGGTCGTGCTTTAGCAGAACTTACTACATTTGATCTGCTTGCTACTGAAAACGATGAGAAGATTAAGAACGCTAAGAGCGTTAACTACCTATCTCTAGAGTTCCTGATTGGTCGTCTAACAGGTAACAACCTGATTAGCATGGGTCTTTACGAGCAAATCACTCACGCAATGGAAGAGCTAGGTCAAAACCTAACTGACCTTCTAGAAGAAGAGCGTGACCCATCACTAGGTAACGGTGGTCTAGGTCGTCTAGCTGCATGTTTCATGGACTCTTGTGCAGCACAAGAATTCCCAACAGTAGGTTACGGCCTACACTACGAGTACGGTCTATTTAAGCAATCTTTCGAAGATGGCCGTCAAAAAGAAGCACCAGACGCATGGCGTGGTGTTGAAGGCTACCCATGGGAAGTAGCTCGTCCAGAGCTTGCACAACACATCGGTTTCTACGGTCACGTTGAAGTGGAATATGTAGACGGTCGCGAAGTACGTACTTGGGTTCCAGGTATGGAAGTAAAAGCAATGCCTTGGGATCTCCCTATCGTAGGTTACGAGTCAGACACGGTTTACCCACTGCGTCTTTGGGAATGTCAGGCTATTGCACCATTCTCACTAGCAAGCTTCAACAACGGTGACTACTTCGAAGCACAACACGCGCTAATCGATGCTGGTAACATCACTAAGGTTCTATACCCGAACGACAACCACGAAAAAGGTAAGACTCTTCGTCTAATGCAGCAGTACTTCCACTCTGCAGCGTCTGTTCGCGATATCCTACGTCGTCACGAAGCAGCAGGTTTTGCTCTAGCCGATCTACCTAAGCAAGAGACTATCCAGCTTAACGATACGCACCCAACAATCGCTATCCCTGAGCTAATGCGCATTCTTATCGATGAGAAAGGTCTAGATTGGGATACTGCTTGGGACATCAGTGCAAACACGTTCGCATACACGAACCACACACTACTTCCTGAAGCTCTAGAGACTTGGTCTGAGTCGCTAATCCAGCGCCTACTTCCACGTCACATGGAGATCATTTTCGAAATCAACCACCGCTTCCTACAAGAAGTTCGTAAGATGTGGCCTGGTGACGGTGAGAAGCAAGCGAAGCTTTCTATCATCCAAGAAGGTTTCCACCGCATGGTTCGCATGGCAAACCTATGTGTAATCGGCTCTTACAAAGTAAACGGTGTAGCAGCGCTTCACTCACAGCTAGTTAAGAAAGACCTATTCCCTGAGTTCAACGAGATCTTCCCAGGTAAACTGACTAACGTGACAAACGGTATCACGCCACGTCGTTGGTTGAAGTTCTGTAACCCAGGTCTATCTAAGCTTATTACAGACAAGATTGGTTCTGAGTGGCCAGCGAAACTAGAGCAGCTTGAAGGCATCGCTCAGTACGCAACAGACGCGAAATTCCAAAAAGAATTCATGGCTGTTAAGAAAGAAAACAAACAGCGTCTTGCTGATTGGGTTCAAGAGAACATGGGTATCGAGCTAGATACTAACGCTATCTTCGACGTACAGATCAAGCGTCTGCACGAGTACAAGCGTCAGCACCTAGACTTGCTGCACATCCTATCTCTATACCACCGTATCCTGAACGAACCTGGTTTTGAGTGTGAGCCACGTGTATGTTTCTTCGCAGCGAAAGCAGCTCCGGGTTACCACCTAGCGAAAGAAATCATCTTCGCGGTGAACAAGATTGCAGAGAAGATCAACAACGATCCTCGTATCGGTAACAAGCTGAAAGTGGTATTCATCCCTGACTACCGTGTAAGCATGGCGGAAATCATCATCCCAGCAGCAGACGTTTCTCAACAAATCTCGCTAGCGGGTAAAGAAGCTTCTGGTACAGGTAACATGAAGATGGCTCTAAACGGTGCTCTAACTATCGGTACGATGGATGGTGCAAACGTAGAGATTCGTGAAGAAGTTGGCGAAGAAAACATCTACATCTTCGGCCTAGACGTTGATGGTGTTCAAGCGGTGAAAGCGCAAGGTTACAACCCTTACGACTACTACCACGCAGACCCACTACTGAAAGCGTCACTTGACCTACTAACGGGTGAAGAGTTCACTCCAGGTCAACCAGGTCTACTACGTGCAACGTTTGATAGCCTACTAGATGGCGGTGACCCATACCTATGTCTGGCGGACTTCGCATCTTACGTGAAAGCACATGAAGACATGGACAAGCAATACAAAGACCAAGCGGGCTGGGCTAAGAAAGCCATCCTAAACACCGCGTTGGTTGGTAAGTTCACATCAGACCGCTCAATCCGCGACTACGTGAACAACATTTGGAAACTAGAAGCGGTTAAACGTTAATAGAACCCAAAAAAGCCAAGGCAGTTTCTGCCTTGGCTCAATTAGTTGGCTCAAAGCTAAATTGAAATAAATAAACTTAGATAAATAACCCTACAAAATTGAAAGCGTTAGCGCGTTTTCGGAGATAGCGATGAAAGAACAAAGCGTATTAAAACAAGTCGCAGAAATGGCAAACCTTGCCGACAGTTACGTAAGTGCGTGGGGCGATGAAGCACAAGTATCTGACGAAACATTAACTCGTCTATTGGCTTCATTGGGCTACGACATAAGCAGCGACGACGCTCTGCTTAAATCTGCAGAGAAAAAACACAAGAAAGATGTATTAGACCCAGTTCTTGTCTTGCGCGATGGTGAGCCTGTAGAGGTTGCACTAAATCTAGGTGTGAGTGCTCGTGAAAGTGAGTTCAGCTGGCGTTTAGAGACAGAGCAAGGAGAGGTACTTGAAGGCTATCTTCAATCTCAAGTTGTACGAGACGAACGTGCAGAGGGTGGCCCTTTAGTGTTTGCATTGCCAAACGATTTGGCATGGGGTTATCACAAACTAGTCGTTAGCCGTAAGCGTCGTAAAAAGCCTTATGAGATGACGCTTATCATCACACCAAAAGCGTGTTACAAGCAGAATCCAATCGAAGAAGGTAAGAAGCTTTGGGGCCCAAGTGTCCAGCTTTACACACTTCGTACTCAGCACAACTGGGGTATTGGTGACTTCGGTGACTTAAAGCAACTTGTCGCTGATATCGCTTCACGTGGTGGTGACTTCGTAGGTCTTAACCCAATTCACTCTCTGTTCCCTGCAAACCCAGAAGGTGCGAGCCCATACAGCCCATCTTCACGCCGTTGGTTGAACATCCTATACATCGACGTGAGCTCAGTGCCTGAATTCGCGTTGAGCGCAGAAGCACAACAAACGGTAGGCAGCGCAGAGTTCCAACAGCGCCTACAGAAAGCACGCGACGCGCATTGGGTAAACTACACAGAAGTGTCTGAGCTGAAGATGAGCATTCTTCCGCTGCTATTCACTGAATTCAAACATCGTCACCTAGATAAAAACAGCGACCGCGCACAAGCATTCCTAGCGTTCGTTGAAGAGGGCGGTGATAGCCTAATGCATCAAGCAGCATTCGATGCACTGCACGCAGAGCTTCACGCAGAAGACTCAAACATGTGGGGCTGGCCTGTATTCCCAGAGAAATACCGTACATTTGAAAGCCCAGCGACCCAAAAGTTCATCAAAGACAATATTGAGAAAGTACATCTATACATGTACCTGCAATGGCTAGCGGATTGTCAGATCAATGATGCACAATCTTTGGCAGAAGAGAAAGGCATGGCTGTTGGCCTTTACCGTGACCTTGCGGTAGGTGTTGCAGACTCTGGTAGCGAAACGTGGGCGGATGAAGGCAACCTAGTGATGGATGCGAGCATTGGTGCTCCACCAGATATTCTAGGTCCACTTGGTCAAAACTGGGGTCTACCACCACTAAACCCAGAAGTACTTCAAGCAACGGGCTACGATGCATACATCAAACTACTGCGCGCTAACATGAAGCACTGTGGTGCACTGCGTATTGACCACGTATTAGGTCTATTGCGTCTGTGGTGGATTCCAAAAGGTGAAGACGCAACGCAAGGCGCGTACATCTACTACCCTGTGCAAGATATGCTAGCAATTCTAGCGCTTGAATCTCACCGCTATCAGTGTTCTGTGATTGGTGAAGACTTGGGTACTGTGCCTGATGAGATCGTAGACATTCTTGCCGATGCAGGCGTTCACTCATACAAGGTATTCTTCTTCGAAACATCTGAAGAAGATGGTGGCTTCATCTCACCAAAACATTACGCATCACAATCTATGGCGGCACTATGTACGCATGACATGCCGACGCTACGTGGCTTCTGGCACTGTGATGACCTGAAGATGGGACAAGAGATTGGTCTATATCCAAATCAAGAGCAGCTGAATGGCTTGTTTGATGACCGTCTAGAGTGCAAGCAAGGTATCCTAGACTCTGTGGCATGGCATGGTTTCCTACCAGAAGGTGTAGGCCGTGACGCAAGCCAAGTACCAATGGATTCTTACTTAGCTGAGGCACTGCAACTGCACGTTGCGGCAGGCTCTTCAACACTACTGAGTGTTCAGCTTGAAGACTGGCTAGAGATGGATCAGCCTGTAAACATTCCAGGTACGGTTGATGAGTACCCGAACTGGCGTCGTAAGTTGTCGATGAACCTTGATGAGATTTTTGCTCATGATGGTGTTAATCGTATTGCTTCTCGCCTGACTGAAGTTCGTGAGAAAGCGGGTAACTAATATGCTTGAGTGGCCCGAGAATACTGAGATTTTTGCTTGTTGCATAAGAAACTATAATCTTGGTCACTCAAACGTTTTCGTACGTCAGGTACAATAGATCGTCGTTATATTGCCCGCATCCATAGCGGGCATTTTTATTTTATATTTTTTGGATGTTTGGTTAGGGAGAAAGGTTTTGGAAATGAGTTCAATTTCAAAGCAAGAACAAATATATACCCAACTATCACAGGCTTCGTTTGCAGACCCATTCTCATGTTTAGGTCCATATATTCCTTCTGATGAAGGTGCATTGCGTGTATGGATTCCGGGAGCAGATAAAGTTGAGCTGATTGTTGGCGACGAACCTCGCGTTGAATTAGTGCGAGAGGGCGACAGTGGCTTTGTCCTAGAGCTAGAGCGCGATTTGCGTTTCACACACTACAAATTGGCTGTTGATTGGGCTGGCGTAGAACAGATCTTAGATGACCCTTATCAATACCATGAGCTGTATGCGAGCTACGAAGTGCTGCATACACCTAAAGACATGTACCATCATATGGGTGCTCAGTTTATTACGTTAGAGCGTGATGGTGACTCAATCTCTGGTACACGATTCCTAGTTTACGCACCTCACGCTTCAGCGGTTAGCTTGGTGGGTAACTTCAACTCTTGGGATGGCCGACGTCACCCAATGCAGCGTCTTGATTATGGTATTTGGGGTCTATTCATCCCTGAACTAGAAGAGGGCGCACAGTACAAATTCGAGTTGAAAGGTCCAAATGGCGAAGGTCTACCGCATAAAGCAGACCCTTGGGGCTTCTATTCTGAGCAGTACCCATCGTTCTCTTCGGTGACTTACGATCACGCGCGTTATGAGTGGCAAGATGCGAAATGGCAAAGCCGCCCAGTAACCGAAAAACGCAAAGAAGCATTGTCGTTCTACGAACTGCATGCGGGTTCTTGGAAGCGTGATGCGAATGGTGATTTCTTAAACTACCGTGACCTCGCAAAAGAACTGATTCCATACCTAACTGATCTTGGTTACACCCACGTTGAATTGATGCCTGTATCAGAGCACCCGTTCTACGGTTCTTGGGGCTATCAACCAGTGGGTCTATTTGCGCCAACGAGCCGTTTTGGTTCTCCGGATGATTTCAAATACTTTGTTGATCAGTGTCACCAAGCTGGCCTAGGCGTGGTGTTGGATTGGGTTCCTGCCCATTTCCCAAGTGATGATCACGGACTAGCCAACTTCGATGGTACGCCTCTGTTCCACGATCCAGATCCACGCCGTGGCTGGCACCAAGACTGGAACTCTTACATTTACGATCTTGGTCGTGAGCATGTACGTCGTTTCCTAGTTTCTAATGCGCTGTATTGGTTTGAGCAATTCCACATTGACGGTATTCGTGTGGACGCTGTCGCGTCGATGCTTTACTTAGATTACTCACGTAGTCATGACCAATGGGTGCCAAATGTTGACGGTGGCAATGAGAACTACGATGCCATCGCGACATTGAAGTGGATGAACGAAGAGGTGTACAAACACTTCCCGAACGCAATGACGATTGCGGAAGAGTCCACCGCATTCCCAGGTGTATCTGCTCCGACATTCATGGGCGGGTTAGGCTTTGGCTTTAAGTGGAACATGGGTTGGATGCATGACAGCTTGTCTTACATTCAAGAAGATCCAATCAACCGTAAGTATCACCACGATACGATTACTTTCCCACTCGTTTATGCGCACAGCGAAAACTACGTGTTATCACTGTCTCATGATGAAGTCGTTTACGGTAAAGGCTCTATCCACAACAAGATGCCAGGTGATGAATGGCAGCAAACGGCTAACCTGCGCGCTTACATGGGCTACATGTATGCACAACCGGGCAAGAAGCTTAACTTCATGGGTGCTGAGTTTGGTCAGACTGCGGAATGGAATCACGACGACCAACTGCAATGGTTCTTATTGGACTACGAGCGTCACCAAGGCGTTCAACAGCTAACTAAAGACCTTAATCATCTATACCGTGATGAAGCGGCGATGCACGATTTGGACTTTGATCCTCGTGGCTTCGAGTGGCGTCTTCAAGACTCTGCAGAGGCAAGCATTTTAGCTCATGAACGTATCAGTGAATCTGGTGAACGCGTATTGGTGGTTTCAAACTTTACGCCAGTACCGCACGAGCACTTCCGCCTTGGTGTACCTGTTCAGGGTCAATACCGCCTGTTATTGAATACCGATGACGCTAAATACAACGGTAGTGGTTTTGAAGTGAAAGAGGTTGCGGAAATCGAAGCCGTTCAGAGTGAAGGGCTGGATACCTCGATTGAGCTGAGACTTCCACCACTAGCGACGGTTTTCTATAAGTTGAGCTAGTGTCTGAAGATCTCTAACTAAGATTGAAAGCAAAATGGGAGCCTCGAGGCTCCCATTTTTATGTCTACTTAACTCGCTTTAGCTTGGTCTAAAGTTGGTCATTTTCAGTAGAGAACGACCAATTACCGTCTCAATTACTTGTCTTGCATTACTTCCAAAGCTCTCGACTGCTTTCTGGCGTAGTTCTCCGTCCGCTTGTAAGTTGAAACCCTCAGGTTGCTCTGTTTGCGAGGCGTGAAAGAAGATCAGTTTCATGACACTTTGAAATTGTGGTTCTTCTAAGGCTTTATCCCATGACTCGTAAAAGGCATTCTCGCTCGAAAAATTAAGGGGCTGCAAAAGAATAGGCAGAATATGCCCATGCAGAGCTGCTCTAATAGCGCGAGTTGATGGAAAGTAGCCTTGCAGGGTAGTGAGGCTTACACCAATCTCTTTAGCAATACGAGCATATGTGAGAGATTCATGCCCTTCTGCCAAGAATAGCTCTAGAACGATTTTATTGTATTTTTTCTGGTTTTCGAGTTTCTGTTGTTGTGTTATACGTGCCATACGGTATTGGGATACTGTTCTGAATTTAGAGTATGGTAATCTGATAACGCAATTATCGCAATTATGAAACAAATAATTCATATTAATTTTCATAAAAAAATAAGTTTCGAAAATAGTGTAATAAAAAAGCCGCTTGATGAAAGCGGCTTTGCAAATGCGATTTAGAACGGATACCAGAATAATTGGGGTTCCAATATTCGCTTAGTGATGGCGAGAGCAACAATCAATACGATGACAACCAGCGTAATGAAGTCCACTCTTTTTAGCGGTGCTGAGCTATACCAAGTACGTGACTTATGGCGTCCGAAGCCACGTAGAGTCATCGCGTTAGAAATCTCATCAGCACGGTCCAAACTTGAGAAGATAAGCGGCCCTAAGATCTTAGCAACGTTTTTAATACGAGCGACAAGTGGCGCTTTCTTTGACAATTCAACGCCTCGTGCTTGTTGTGCGTGCATGATATTAACGAAGTCTTTTTTCACTTCTGGTAAATAACGAAGTGTAAGACTGACTGCGTAAGCAATCTTGTATGGCACCCCAATTCGGTTGAGACTTGCTGCAAACTCGGTAGGGTGAGTTGTAAATACAAAGATCAACGCAATCGGAAACATACTCATATATTTCAGAGTGACTGTGATGAGATAAAACAGTGTCTCTTGGCTTAGAGAGTAGTTACCTGGCAAAGTAAGCAGAATATGCTCACTGCCGATTAGCTCGGTACCTTGCTGAGGTGCAAGCAAGTACATGAACAGCGCATTCAAACTCAACACACTGACAGTACCAATCAACAGTGGCTTATAAACGCTCACAGGTACGCGCGTCATTTTAAGCAGCAGTAAACCGGTTGTAATCAGCGCTACGATTAAGCGCAGATCAAACGTTGTCAATACAACGGTTACCCATGCTAAAAACAGAGCAAACTTGGTGATGCCATTCAGTGCGTGCAGCGGTGATTTGGTATCAATGTAGTTAATACCAAATTTTATCTTCGAGGCATTCATAGTGCGCTTCTCTCGTAGTCGATGAAGTACTGCATAAATGCGTTGGTGTCTTCGATTTTCATCATTGTTGCGAGTTCGTAAATGCTGGTGGTACACAAGTTAGCACGGTCTAATAACGAAGGCTGGCTAAAGACTTCAGTCATAGGTGCATTGGCAATAAGCTTGCTATCCGCAATAACAATAGAGCGAGTGGTGTACTCAAGCACAAGATGCATATCGTGAGATATGATCACCACGGTAATACCTAGCTCTTTGTTTAACTTTTGGATAAACGCCAACATAGAAGTGTAGTTACGATAATCTTGGCCAGCTGTTGGCTCATCAAGAATCAACAATTCTGGCTCCAGCACAAGAATGGCAGCGATAGTGACACGCTTTTTCTGACCGTAGCTCAGGGCTTCGATTGGCCAATGGCGGAACTTACTCAGCCCGCAAAGCTCAAGTACTGATTCAACTTTCTCTTTTATGGTTGCTTCATCAATACCACGATTACGCAGGCCAAAAGCGACTTCATCGAAAATCATATGATGTGAAATCATATGATTTGGGTTTTGCATTACGACGCCGACTTTCTGGCTACGCTCGAAAATAGAGAGCGTACTCAGGTCTTCGCCATTAAGGTAGGCAGAACCAGAATCAGCCTCAATCACACCCATGATCAACTTGGTAATGGTCGACTTACCAGAGCCGTTCTTACCTAAGATCGAAACAAACTCGCCTTGACCGATTTTAAAGCTTACATCCTCAAGCGCGTTTTTTTCGCCATCGTATGAGTACGTTAGGCCATGCACTTCAAGTAACGGTGTGTATTGTTTTTCAGCTTGTGCTGGTGGACGCTGGTTAAACCAACCCTGCACGGTTGGTCTAAACGCTTTGTAATTCAAAGATTTTAAGTTCGAAAGCGTGTCTTTGGCTGAAAGCGGTACTTGAGCAGCTTTTAGCGCTGAAAGATACAGCGGCTCACGAATGCCGTGCTTTTCAAGCAGACCGGATGCAAGCAGCTCATCA contains these protein-coding regions:
- a CDS encoding glycogen/starch/alpha-glucan phosphorylase, with the protein product MKATQQKTFDKVSFQESVKKHLSATYATTVETADSRAWYLAMGRALAELTTFDLLATENDEKIKNAKSVNYLSLEFLIGRLTGNNLISMGLYEQITHAMEELGQNLTDLLEEERDPSLGNGGLGRLAACFMDSCAAQEFPTVGYGLHYEYGLFKQSFEDGRQKEAPDAWRGVEGYPWEVARPELAQHIGFYGHVEVEYVDGREVRTWVPGMEVKAMPWDLPIVGYESDTVYPLRLWECQAIAPFSLASFNNGDYFEAQHALIDAGNITKVLYPNDNHEKGKTLRLMQQYFHSAASVRDILRRHEAAGFALADLPKQETIQLNDTHPTIAIPELMRILIDEKGLDWDTAWDISANTFAYTNHTLLPEALETWSESLIQRLLPRHMEIIFEINHRFLQEVRKMWPGDGEKQAKLSIIQEGFHRMVRMANLCVIGSYKVNGVAALHSQLVKKDLFPEFNEIFPGKLTNVTNGITPRRWLKFCNPGLSKLITDKIGSEWPAKLEQLEGIAQYATDAKFQKEFMAVKKENKQRLADWVQENMGIELDTNAIFDVQIKRLHEYKRQHLDLLHILSLYHRILNEPGFECEPRVCFFAAKAAPGYHLAKEIIFAVNKIAEKINNDPRIGNKLKVVFIPDYRVSMAEIIIPAADVSQQISLAGKEASGTGNMKMALNGALTIGTMDGANVEIREEVGEENIYIFGLDVDGVQAVKAQGYNPYDYYHADPLLKASLDLLTGEEFTPGQPGLLRATFDSLLDGGDPYLCLADFASYVKAHEDMDKQYKDQAGWAKKAILNTALVGKFTSDRSIRDYVNNIWKLEAVKR
- the malQ gene encoding 4-alpha-glucanotransferase, whose product is MKEQSVLKQVAEMANLADSYVSAWGDEAQVSDETLTRLLASLGYDISSDDALLKSAEKKHKKDVLDPVLVLRDGEPVEVALNLGVSARESEFSWRLETEQGEVLEGYLQSQVVRDERAEGGPLVFALPNDLAWGYHKLVVSRKRRKKPYEMTLIITPKACYKQNPIEEGKKLWGPSVQLYTLRTQHNWGIGDFGDLKQLVADIASRGGDFVGLNPIHSLFPANPEGASPYSPSSRRWLNILYIDVSSVPEFALSAEAQQTVGSAEFQQRLQKARDAHWVNYTEVSELKMSILPLLFTEFKHRHLDKNSDRAQAFLAFVEEGGDSLMHQAAFDALHAELHAEDSNMWGWPVFPEKYRTFESPATQKFIKDNIEKVHLYMYLQWLADCQINDAQSLAEEKGMAVGLYRDLAVGVADSGSETWADEGNLVMDASIGAPPDILGPLGQNWGLPPLNPEVLQATGYDAYIKLLRANMKHCGALRIDHVLGLLRLWWIPKGEDATQGAYIYYPVQDMLAILALESHRYQCSVIGEDLGTVPDEIVDILADAGVHSYKVFFFETSEEDGGFISPKHYASQSMAALCTHDMPTLRGFWHCDDLKMGQEIGLYPNQEQLNGLFDDRLECKQGILDSVAWHGFLPEGVGRDASQVPMDSYLAEALQLHVAAGSSTLLSVQLEDWLEMDQPVNIPGTVDEYPNWRRKLSMNLDEIFAHDGVNRIASRLTEVREKAGN
- the glgB gene encoding 1,4-alpha-glucan branching protein GlgB, with the protein product MEMSSISKQEQIYTQLSQASFADPFSCLGPYIPSDEGALRVWIPGADKVELIVGDEPRVELVREGDSGFVLELERDLRFTHYKLAVDWAGVEQILDDPYQYHELYASYEVLHTPKDMYHHMGAQFITLERDGDSISGTRFLVYAPHASAVSLVGNFNSWDGRRHPMQRLDYGIWGLFIPELEEGAQYKFELKGPNGEGLPHKADPWGFYSEQYPSFSSVTYDHARYEWQDAKWQSRPVTEKRKEALSFYELHAGSWKRDANGDFLNYRDLAKELIPYLTDLGYTHVELMPVSEHPFYGSWGYQPVGLFAPTSRFGSPDDFKYFVDQCHQAGLGVVLDWVPAHFPSDDHGLANFDGTPLFHDPDPRRGWHQDWNSYIYDLGREHVRRFLVSNALYWFEQFHIDGIRVDAVASMLYLDYSRSHDQWVPNVDGGNENYDAIATLKWMNEEVYKHFPNAMTIAEESTAFPGVSAPTFMGGLGFGFKWNMGWMHDSLSYIQEDPINRKYHHDTITFPLVYAHSENYVLSLSHDEVVYGKGSIHNKMPGDEWQQTANLRAYMGYMYAQPGKKLNFMGAEFGQTAEWNHDDQLQWFLLDYERHQGVQQLTKDLNHLYRDEAAMHDLDFDPRGFEWRLQDSAEASILAHERISESGERVLVVSNFTPVPHEHFRLGVPVQGQYRLLLNTDDAKYNGSGFEVKEVAEIEAVQSEGLDTSIELRLPPLATVFYKLS
- a CDS encoding TetR family transcriptional regulator, coding for MARITQQQKLENQKKYNKIVLELFLAEGHESLTYARIAKEIGVSLTTLQGYFPSTRAIRAALHGHILPILLQPLNFSSENAFYESWDKALEEPQFQSVMKLIFFHASQTEQPEGFNLQADGELRQKAVESFGSNARQVIETVIGRSLLKMTNFRPS
- a CDS encoding energy-coupling factor transporter transmembrane component T family protein, which encodes MNASKIKFGINYIDTKSPLHALNGITKFALFLAWVTVVLTTFDLRLIVALITTGLLLLKMTRVPVSVYKPLLIGTVSVLSLNALFMYLLAPQQGTELIGSEHILLTLPGNYSLSQETLFYLITVTLKYMSMFPIALIFVFTTHPTEFAASLNRIGVPYKIAYAVSLTLRYLPEVKKDFVNIMHAQQARGVELSKKAPLVARIKNVAKILGPLIFSSLDRADEISNAMTLRGFGRHKSRTWYSSAPLKRVDFITLVVIVLIVALAITKRILEPQLFWYPF
- a CDS encoding ABC transporter ATP-binding protein; amino-acid sequence: MTIEFSNFSFRYESLDKPTLKNINLRIEKGEKIVIIGPSGSGKSTLGQCLNGLIPHAIKGETTGKLEIAGQDSASFSMHDFTEQVGTVLQDTDSQFVGLSIGEDIAFALENQLMSSIDMYPLVKSTAKMVDLADMLARSPHDLSGGQKQRVSLAGILIDEVDTLLFDEPLASLDPKTGKATIEIIDQLHRETNKTVIIIEHRLEDVLHRHVDRVILMDQGEIISDSTPDELLASGLLEKHGIREPLYLSALKAAQVPLSAKDTLSNLKSLNYKAFRPTVQGWFNQRPPAQAEKQYTPLLEVHGLTYSYDGEKNALEDVSFKIGQGEFVSILGKNGSGKSTITKLIMGVIEADSGSAYLNGEDLSTLSIFERSQKVGVVMQNPNHMISHHMIFDEVAFGLRNRGIDEATIKEKVESVLELCGLSKFRHWPIEALSYGQKKRVTIAAILVLEPELLILDEPTAGQDYRNYTSMLAFIQKLNKELGITVVIISHDMHLVLEYTTRSIVIADSKLIANAPMTEVFSQPSLLDRANLCTTSIYELATMMKIEDTNAFMQYFIDYERSAL